One window of Magallana gigas chromosome 2, xbMagGiga1.1, whole genome shotgun sequence genomic DNA carries:
- the LOC105333707 gene encoding breast cancer anti-estrogen resistance protein 3 homolog isoform X9: MPHLILLSCSPSNNNYFPDYQVVNISPERLEHDLISELQADPSELRHWPWYHGSVSRQHAEKTLSHNGDFLVRDCMSQPGDFVLSCCWKSARLHFIINSQVTEKNNHIPEITYSLEDDRFCSVQDLVQFYMSHRKCVTKTSGVLLLNPIGRTMPLSYYDTKYGFAGAIPSGGLHAQGHSPGDKRSPYHSPHTSPKVSPRLQRRPVRAGSQPILKTDHVPNVTGGQIDRCESTPSIKQQLSPNPAYTGGLPFHVQHQRSGSEPLIASPNDNMSQNSSKSQYLSVQPRMAPSTSDSHLNKPPPPKPSRIPSVKYIGKDRPKITVRNKQLYEDDDRDYSDYSQVKEPPSWLTQCQPPNYSGNLNTNHQPSNSESDYDNNYNNVHFENKYAKDHPETLTIELPEKIRKKVPGSRMSVLEARDYAEIPPSPLTPKGKQIQVLGEEEDFSVEMRKKTLKLPEMESHMSLKPNEFNSSLFHSDNKPLEPSVLLKVKEVLLENNTQRLAEHITKVDLDYLKVLNEADLGLGVVSGLELLTLPQGKQLRQDIIERCYCMKVFVMVTTLTCGKVTERAKMLSQWIQIAVDLRTTFGNLFGFASVMEGLTSEHITRLRDTWLILRRNHTSSAFQFDTKLKSAYKSLMDGSGLLPLQNVSIPDIAPLVFLLERDESSLTDYLPWELSDQNSGLDILLIHLDTARLITAQCGLYKVTAENVMKTVKFEDLISDVFQTEFHLRILWGAKGATVERTERQKKYEQLLAVLSNRAEAPEDDGTAV; encoded by the exons GCTCTCCTGTTCACCCAGTAACAACAACTACTTTCCGGACTATCAAGTGGTGAACATATCTCCTGAGAGATTAGAGCACGATTTGATCAGTGAACTTCAAGCAGACCCATCGGAACTAAGACACTGGCCCTGGTACCATGGGAGTGTAAGTCGACAACACGCCGAGAAAACTCTGTCCCACAATGGTGACTTCTTAGTGAGGGACTGTATGTCACAGCCTGGAGACTTTGTTTTAAGCTGTTGTTGGAAAAGTGCTCGTTTACATTTCATTATAAACTCTCAAGTGACCGAGAAGAACAATCATATTCCCGAGATAACTTATTCGTTGGAGGACGATAGGTTTTGTTCCGTGCAGGACCTCGTTCAATTTTATATGTCCCACAGGAAATGTGTGACTAAAACATCCGGAGTGTTACTTTTGAATCCCATTGGAAGAACAATGCCGTTGAGTTACTACGACACCAAGTATGGCTTTGCCGGAGCAATTCCTTCCGGAGGTTTGCACGCTCAAGGTCACAGTCCTGGTGACAAAAGAAGTCCGTACCACTCGCCTCACACATCTCCGAAAGTGAGTCCCCGTTTACAGAGGCGACCGGTGAGGGCTGGGAGTCAGCCAATACTCAAAACGGACCATGTGCCCAATGTGACAGGCGGACAGATCGATAGATGTGAGAGTACGCCGAGCATCAAACAGCAATTGTCACCGAATCCTGCATATACGGGAGGTCTCCCGTTTCATGTTCAGCACCAGCGATCAGGAAGTGAACCTTTGATTGCATCACCTAATGACAACATGTCCCAGAATTCTTCAAAGTCCCAATATTTGTCTGTGCAACCAAGAATGGCCCCCTCTACATCGGACAGCCATCTCAAcaaacccccaccccccaaaccAAGCAGGATCCCCTCTGTCAAATACATTGGGAAGGACCGTCCAAAAATTACTGTCAGGAATAAGCAGCTGTATGAAGATGATGACAGGGATTATTCTGACTATTCTCAGGTAAAAGAACCCCCTAGCTGGCTCACTCAATGTCAGCCACCAAACTACAGCGGGAACTTAAACACGAATCATCAACCATCGAACAGTGAAAGTGATTATGACAATAATTacaataatgttcattttgaaaacaaatatgcCAAAGACCATCCCGAGACTCTGACGATAGAGTTGCCGGAGAAAATCAGGAAAAAGGTTCCTGGTTCGCGGATGTCTGTGTTAGAAGCTAGGGACTACGCTGAAATTCCTCCATCTCCTCTCACCCCTAAAGGGAAACAGATCCAAGTGTTAGGGGAGGAGGAAGATTTTAGTGTAGAGATGAGGAAAAAAACATTGAAGTTGCCAGAAATGGAATCTCACATGAGTCTGAAACCAAATGAATTTAATTCTTCGTTATTTCACTCGGACAACAAACCTCTGGAACCCTCTGTGCTTCTGAAGGTTAAGGAAGTCCTGTTGGAGAATAATACTCAGCGCCTGGCCGAACACATCACAAAGGTGGACCTGGATTACCTGAAAGTCCTGAATGAGGCAGATCTGGGATTGGGAGTGGTATCAGGATTAGAGCTACTCACCCTCCCTCAAGGGAAACAACTCCGGCAAGACATCATTGAGAG GTGCTATTGCATGAAAGTGTTTGTGATGGTGACGACTTTGACCTGCGGAAAAGTCACGGAGCGTGCCAAAATGTTGAGTCAGTGGATACAGATTGCTGTGGACCTGAGGACCACATTTGGAAATTTGTTTGGCTTCGCAAGTGTTATGGAGGGTCTCACATCAGAACAT ATTACCCGACTACGAGACACCTGGTTAATACTACGTCGGAACCACACTAGCAGTGCCTTCCAGTTTGACACGAAACTCAAGTCAGCTTACAAATCGTTAATGGATGGTAGTGGACTCCTACCGCTACAGAACGTGTCCATCCCCGACATCGCACCCTTAGTTTTTCTACTGGAGCGGGATGAGTCCAGTCTTACAGATTACCTCCCCTGGGAATTATCTGATCAGAACAGTGGATTGgatattttattgatacatTTAGATACTGCAAGACTCATCACCGCTCAGTGCGGACTTTATAAAGTGACGGCGGAAAACGTGATGAAAACTGTGAAATTCGAGGACCTTATATCCGACGTCTTTCAGACGGAGTTTCATCTGAGGATTTTATGGGGAGCAAAAGGAGCGACTGTGGAGAGAACGGAAAGACAGAAAAAATACGAACAATTACTTGCCGTCCTGTCGAACCGGGCGGAAGCTCCTGAGGATGATGGGACTGCTGTTTAA